From one Mytilus galloprovincialis chromosome 13, xbMytGall1.hap1.1, whole genome shotgun sequence genomic stretch:
- the LOC143057414 gene encoding profilin-like: MSWDSYLDNLIGQSKDEKGSAQADRACIIGLDGGGKWTTDAHASALKLDQTEATSIANCFKKSDFSQFMTNGVFAEGLKYQFLREADGKIVYAKLKANGALTLQASKTAIVIAHTIEGGQHGITNKAVNIIADYLESMGM; encoded by the coding sequence ATGTCGTGGGATAGTTATCTCGACAATTTGATTGGTCAGTCAAAAGATGAAAAAGGTAGTGCCCAAGCCGATAGAGCATGTATTATTGGGCTTGATGGTGGAGGAAAATGGACGACTGATGCACATGCAAGTGCATTAAAATTAGATCAAACCGAGGCAACTTCTATCGCAAATTGCTTTAAAAAATCGGATTTTTCGCAATTTATGACAAATGGTGTTTTTGCTGAAGGTcttaaatatcaatttttgaGAGAAGCGGATGGTAAAATAGTTTATGCTAAATTGAAGGCAAATGGTGCATTGACATTGCAAGCTTCTAAGACTGCTATTGTCATTGCTCATACAATAGAAGGAGGTCAGCATGGCATTACGAATAAAGCTGTCAATATTATAGCGGATTATCTCGAGTCAATGGGCATGTAG